The nucleotide sequence TCGGTTTAGCGCAAACTGAGCGGTGTTGTCAGATTGACAGGGGATGATGAGCCCGTTGGCTCTCTATCAGGAGCGTTATCGGGTCACCTGGCCGATGGCTTGTCGGGGTGACCGATGTTTCCGCTGGCCGGTCGGATTGGCTTTTTCGATGCATTCCACGGCGATGCGCACGAAAAAAGCCCCGGAATGCTGAAGCACTCCGGGGCTTTCTGGGTCGATTTGGTATGTGGCGATTGACGCACGGGGGCGACGATCGCCGCGAGCGGGGGAAACCTTACTCGCGAGGACGGATGGCGCCGGTCAGGCCGCTGTAATCGACTCGGTCGGTGTTGTGCCACAAGGGCTGGCCGAGTTCGACGCGACGGCGCAGAACTTCAATTTTTTCGGGGCTTCCGGCCGGAGCATCGGTGGGCTCGAAGCCGTCATCCTTGTGGGGGACGAAGTCTTCATCGTGACCGTAGCGAAGGATGGCTTCGAAAACGTTTTTGCAGTGGCTCATAAGCGTTGGAACAAATCTTCCTTTGGGGCTTCGACCGCGGGCTCTTTTCCGTGGCGATGCGGCGAAGTCGAGAGAAAGTCGGCGACGCCTTGATTCCTGGTTTCTCGGGCGTCGGTTTGATTGGTTGGACGCCGTGATTATTGACGTCAACGGGGGACAGTCAAGAAAATTCCGTGAAGAGTGAAGACGCAAACACAGCGGACCGAGCCACCATTGGCGGCCAGATAAACTTTGTCGCTCGGGAAGAAACCAACGCCCGATGCGGATGGCTGTTGCGTTATGCCGAAAAATGGCCCTTCAAGTGTGGGAATTTTCCCCTACGCTCGAACTCAATGCTGAAATGCCCGTTGCAGTGGTTCGCCGCAATGCGGTCCCGGCTGTCAACCGGATCTGACGTGTCGACGGGCACCGTGATAGGTTGCGGCGTGGAAATTACCATAGGAAAAGCCAGGATTTTTTTCGTCCTTGGCGAAAATCGTCACGGGACACGAGGGTTGGACGGGTCATGTGGGTACAAAAACGCATCAGGTTGCCGGCCAAGCGGCGCGGTTTTCACCTGATCACGCACGACGTTTTGGCCGCCATTCCGGAATTGTCACAGATCCGGGTGGGGATGATGCAGGTGTTCATTCGCCACACCAGCGCGTCGCTGACGATCAACGAGAACGCCGATCCCGATGTCCGTGTGGACTTTGAAACGGCGGTCAATCACATGGTTCCCGAAGACTTGCCGTATGTTCACACGCTGGAGGGGCCCGATGACATGCCCGCCCATGTGAAGGCGTCGATGATGGGGGCGTCGTTGACCCTGCCGATTCGTGACGGTCGTCCGGACCTGGGCACGTGGCAGGGGATTTATCTGTGCGAACACCGCGACCGTGGCGGGGCCCGGAACCTGACGATCACGGCGATGGGGGAAACGGGAGTGGGAGATTAGCGACGGTTTGGGGCCTGAATGCTGGCGCATCCAGCTACGGGGTTGGGGGGGCGTTGGTGGTTGGTTCAGGTAGGGGGACGAAAAAAGGCCACGACGTGGGCGTCGTGGCCTTGGAACGAGATCGCAATTGGACGATCGACGTTTCGGTGGGGCCGATCAGGCTTCGTCCAGCAGGTCGACCGCTGCGAAAGCCTTGCCTTCCAACATGGCCAGGCTGGCGCCGCCGCCGGTGCTGACGTGGCTGACCTTGTCGCTGAAGCCCAGTTGTTCGACGGCCGCAGCACTGTCGCCGCCGCCGATGATGCTGACGCTGTCGCTGTCGGCAACGGCTTGGGCGACCGCTTTGGTGCCTTCGTCAAACGGTGCCATTTCGAACACGCCCATCGGTCCGTTCCAGACGACGGTCTTGGCCGATTTGATGACATCGGCGTATTTCTTGGCGGTTTCCGGGCCGATGTCCAAGCCTTCGAAGCCCTCGGGGATCTCGCCGGCCGGAACGACTTTTTTGTTGCAGTCGCCGCTGAAGTCGTCGCCGCAGTGGGTGTCGACGGGCAGGTGCAACTTGTCGCCGCCCTTGGCGATCAGTTCCTTGGCCAGATCGACCTTGTCGGGTTCGACCAGGCTGCCGCCGACCTTGCCGTCTTCGGCCAGGCTGAAGGTGTAGGCCATCGCACCGCCGATCAGCACGGCGTCGCAGATGCCCAACAGGTTGTTGATGACATTGATTTTGTCGCTGACCTTGGCGCCGCCCAAGATGGCGACGAACGGTCGACCAGGATCGCCGATGGCGTCGGAAAGGTACTGGATTTCTTTGGCGACCAAGTGGCCCACGACGCGGGGCTTGCCCGCCATGGCTTCGGGGACGGCGACCATCGAGGCGTCTTTGCGGTGGCAGGTGCCAAACGCGTCGTTGCAGTAGGCGTCGGCCATTGCGGCCAGTTCACCGGCAAAGTCCGCATCGCCGCCTTTTTCGCCGGCGTTGAATCGCAGGTTTTCCAAGACGACGACATCGCCGTCGCCCATCGCATCGACTTTGGCCTTGGCGTCGTCGCCGACGGTGTCGGAGGCAAAGGCGACGTTGCTGCCCAACAGTTCACCCAGGCGTTTGGCGGCCGGTGCCAGGCTGAACTTGCTGTCGCCCGCGTCACCTTTGGGGCGTCCCAGGTGGCTCATCAGGATCAGCCGGCCGCCGCGATCGACGACGCTTTTAATGCTGGGCAGAGCCATGCGGATGCGACGGTCGTCGGTGATCGATTGTTGGTCGTCCAAAGGCACGTTGAAATCGACACGCATCAGGACTTTTTTTCCGGCAACGTCGATCTGATCAATGGTTTTCTTGGCCATCGCTAGCTTTGTGAAACAAGTGGGTGTGAAACGGTCGGGGGTCGGCCCCGCGAGTGTGCGTCGGCGGAATTATCCGCCAATCCGTTTGGATGCGGGAGGGGGGCCAATTGACGCGAATGGGGCCGGAAACGGGTCGATGGTGCCGACCCCGATTTGGTCGTCGCGACCCCTTTGATTGAACTTCGCGGCATAACCCGACCGAAGAAGAACACCATGCGTTGTACTGGGCACCCAGCCGGCTCGCCGCAACGCCCCGTGGCAGGTGGACCACGGACGAATCTCCAGCGGGGGACGCCAGTGGCGGGCCAGCGAAACGCCGAAAACGACCGTCGATCGTTGCGCATTCGTCTCGGGCGGATCGTGCTTCACGCGTGTGCCGCGCCGGTGAATGCCGGTGTGCTGCGTCGCATGGTCGTTGCCGCTTGGGTTTGTTTGTTGATCGCCGCTTCGCTCGGTTCCGACGTGCCGGTGATGGCCAACGACGGTTCCGGTGGCGGATTGTTGTCAACGCTGACGTCGCGAGAACGCCGCGAGGCGATCGCCGCATTGCCGTTGCAGCGGTTGACGCCGCAAGCGTCGCAGAAGATCCAGCGGATCACCGACAAGCCGACGATCTATCGCCGGTTGCCCACCCAAGCGATCGCCTGTGATCGGGACATGTTTTTGTTCCTGACCCGCAACCCCGAAGTCTTGGTCGGCATGTGGGACCTGATGGACATCACCAAGGTCGCCGTCCGTCGCACCGGCGCCTATCAACTGGAAGCCCAAGACGGCAGCGGGACGACGTGCACGATCGATTTGGTCTACGGCGATTCGACGACGCACGTGTTTGTGGCGACGGGCCTGTACGACGGCAAGCTGACGACCAGTCCGGTGCGAGGCGAAGGCGTGTTCATGCTGCGAAGCAGCTACGCCAAAAATTCCAGCGGCGGCACCACGGTGACCGGAACGCTGGATTGCTTCATCAAGTTTGACGGCTTCGGTACCGATCTGATCGCGCGAACGTTTTCCGGGCTGATCGGAAAATCGGCGGACGTGAACTTCATGGAGACGTCACGATTTGTCGCGCAAGTTTCTCAGGCATCCGCGGTCAATCCCGGCGGCATGGTGGACGTCGCACGACGGTTGCCCCAAGTCGAAATGGAAACGAAGAAGCGTTTTGCGGGAACCATTTTGACGGTGGCCAAGCGTGCGGAGTTGGCCAAGGCGGGCGAGCGGAACGGACAGCCGCGGGTGTCGCCGGATAGCTCTCGCACGGCGCAACATTCCGGCCGCGGCGACAAACGCTAAAGCCGTTGAAGCATCGCCGCGCCGGTGACAAGCAATGAGTCGGTGACAAGCATCGCGCGGGCGGGTTTTTCTTCCGACGACTTCGTCGCATCGCGTTGGCGACGCCTGTGTTGCCAGTGAATCGATCGGCCGGATCGCACCACCAGACTTGCCACGCAACACGAGCCCTGTGAAGCCTGACTACAATCAGCGGCGGTCGTGATCGGTGATCGTACCGGCCGGCCATTCCCACCATTGACGCCCATCTTCCCACCGGTGATCCCAACATGCATCAGCGTTTGTTTTCCCCCGCGGCCGCGACTTTGGCGGCGTTGTTGGCCCTGACCGCGGTCACGTCGAACGCACAGTCGAACCAGGCCGATGGCTCGGACCGCTATCGTTCGATCGGACGTATCGAAAGACTGACCGATGCCGCCGACAACGTGTTGGCCGACGACGCCAAAATCGAAGTCGTGGCGGATGGTCTGACTTGGTGCGAAGGCCCGGTTTGGGTGCCCGATGATGCGGGCGGGCATCTGCTGTTTTCGGACATCCCACGCAACACCATCTTTCGCTGGTCGGCACGCGGTGGCATGGAAACCTTCATGCAACCCAGTGGTTACACCGGAGTCACCTATTATGGATTGGAACCGGGGACCAACGGGTTGACGTTGGATCCGCACGGTCGATTGACGATGTGTGAACACGGTGACCGACGTGTCAGTGTGTTGACCCGTCGTGGCGGAAAGATGACGCTGGTCGATCGATACGAAGGCAAGCGGCTGAACAGCCCCAATGATGCGGTGTTCGACAAAGCGGGGAATCTGTTCTTTACCGATCCGCCCTATGGATTGCCACAGCGGGCCGACGATCCGCGACGCG is from Crateriforma conspicua and encodes:
- a CDS encoding phosphoglycerate kinase; its protein translation is MAKKTIDQIDVAGKKVLMRVDFNVPLDDQQSITDDRRIRMALPSIKSVVDRGGRLILMSHLGRPKGDAGDSKFSLAPAAKRLGELLGSNVAFASDTVGDDAKAKVDAMGDGDVVVLENLRFNAGEKGGDADFAGELAAMADAYCNDAFGTCHRKDASMVAVPEAMAGKPRVVGHLVAKEIQYLSDAIGDPGRPFVAILGGAKVSDKINVINNLLGICDAVLIGGAMAYTFSLAEDGKVGGSLVEPDKVDLAKELIAKGGDKLHLPVDTHCGDDFSGDCNKKVVPAGEIPEGFEGLDIGPETAKKYADVIKSAKTVVWNGPMGVFEMAPFDEGTKAVAQAVADSDSVSIIGGGDSAAAVEQLGFSDKVSHVSTGGGASLAMLEGKAFAAVDLLDEA
- a CDS encoding SMP-30/gluconolactonase/LRE family protein, with protein sequence MHQRLFSPAAATLAALLALTAVTSNAQSNQADGSDRYRSIGRIERLTDAADNVLADDAKIEVVADGLTWCEGPVWVPDDAGGHLLFSDIPRNTIFRWSARGGMETFMQPSGYTGVTYYGLEPGTNGLTLDPHGRLTMCEHGDRRVSVLTRRGGKMTLVDRYEGKRLNSPNDAVFDKAGNLFFTDPPYGLPQRADDPRRELDFCGVYRLSADGDLSLLTKELDRPNGIGLSPDQKTLYVAQSDPGRPIWTAYPLGDDGTLGDGKVLMNATQFMKEYPGLPDGLAVHPSGLIFGSGPGGIYVMKPSGDLIARIITGGRTSNCTFDDTHGTLYITADDKLCRVKMKAGG
- a CDS encoding secondary thiamine-phosphate synthase enzyme YjbQ; the encoded protein is MWVQKRIRLPAKRRGFHLITHDVLAAIPELSQIRVGMMQVFIRHTSASLTINENADPDVRVDFETAVNHMVPEDLPYVHTLEGPDDMPAHVKASMMGASLTLPIRDGRPDLGTWQGIYLCEHRDRGGARNLTITAMGETGVGD